In Crinalium epipsammum PCC 9333, the following are encoded in one genomic region:
- a CDS encoding nucleotide sugar dehydrogenase gives MSDRIAIIGLGYVGLPVALAFAKNFSGTIGFDINYEKVTALKQGIDTTGEIPSDELIATTLQITSDPVDLKAANFFVVAVPTPIDRYNRPDLTPLIKSSETIGKVLQPGSVVVYESTVYPGVTEEICGPILAKASGLTQGIDFKLGYSPERINPGDKEHTIEKIVKVVSGEDAETLERVAKVYGTIIDAGVHRAQSIKVAEAAKVIENTQRDLNIALMNELAVIFDRLGIRTHDVLAAAKTKWNFLPFNPGLVGGHCIGVDPYYLTTKAQQLGYHPEVILAGRRINDSMGTYIAQRLIKLFVKSNLRIQGAKVGILGLTFKENVPDLRNSRVPDIVAELRQFGIEPLVHDSLVTSEQAQHEYGIQLTDWQDFSDLDGMILAVSHRFYLDMPREQLLAGIKTGGVLMDVKSAFDPATLPENLTYWSL, from the coding sequence TTGAGCGATCGCATTGCTATTATTGGTCTTGGTTACGTCGGCTTGCCCGTAGCTTTAGCATTTGCTAAAAACTTTTCAGGTACTATCGGATTTGATATTAATTACGAAAAAGTTACCGCTCTTAAGCAGGGGATTGATACTACGGGCGAAATTCCGAGTGATGAATTAATTGCTACAACTCTCCAAATTACTTCCGATCCAGTAGATTTAAAAGCCGCTAACTTCTTTGTTGTTGCTGTTCCTACCCCAATAGACCGTTATAATCGTCCTGATTTAACACCTCTAATTAAATCTTCCGAAACCATTGGTAAGGTACTACAACCTGGATCAGTAGTAGTATACGAGTCTACAGTATATCCTGGCGTAACCGAGGAAATATGTGGCCCAATATTAGCAAAAGCATCTGGTTTAACTCAAGGTATTGATTTTAAGCTGGGTTACTCACCAGAAAGAATTAATCCGGGCGATAAGGAACATACTATAGAAAAAATTGTCAAAGTTGTTTCTGGGGAAGATGCAGAAACTTTAGAGCGAGTTGCCAAAGTTTACGGAACTATTATTGACGCAGGTGTACACCGCGCTCAATCTATTAAAGTTGCCGAAGCAGCTAAAGTTATCGAAAATACTCAGCGAGACTTAAATATTGCCTTAATGAATGAATTAGCAGTAATTTTTGATCGGTTGGGTATCCGCACTCATGATGTTTTAGCCGCAGCAAAAACAAAATGGAACTTTTTACCCTTCAACCCAGGACTTGTAGGTGGTCACTGTATCGGAGTTGATCCTTATTATCTCACGACTAAAGCACAACAACTAGGCTATCATCCTGAAGTTATCCTTGCTGGTCGTCGGATTAATGACAGCATGGGAACATACATTGCTCAAAGACTAATTAAGCTGTTTGTTAAATCTAATTTACGTATTCAAGGCGCTAAAGTAGGCATTTTAGGGCTAACATTTAAGGAAAATGTTCCTGACTTACGTAATAGCCGTGTACCTGATATTGTGGCAGAGTTAAGACAATTTGGGATTGAGCCATTAGTACACGATTCTTTAGTTACTTCCGAGCAAGCACAACATGAATATGGTATACAGCTAACAGATTGGCAAGATTTTTCCGATTTAGATGGAATGATTCTTGCTGTTAGCCACCGTTTTTATCTTGATATGCCCCGCGAACAATTACTAGCTGGCATTAAAACTGGTGGGGTTCTGATGGATGTCAAATCCGCTTTTGATCCAGCTACACTTCCAGAAAATCTTACTTATTGGAGTTTGTAG
- a CDS encoding glycosyltransferase family 4 protein: MKFLFIITRADTIGGAQVHVRDLAKALNQDRHEVLVVTGVRGAYTTELHKWGINSISCEFLEKNINLVKDCQSFNFLKETIRNFKPDIVSTHSSKAGLLGRLACKIADTPCIFTAHGWAFTGGVPEPSRTLYQWVEKLAEPLADKIICVSENDRSIGVKVGMQADRLLTIHNGMPDIPNELRANPMASNPVRIVMVARFDRQKDHLTLLRAFQKIQGAQLDLVGNGPNIEVIKTMALKLGIADSVNFLGHRNDIAKVLAQAQIFTLISNWEGFPRTTLEAMRAGMPVVVSNVGGASEAVIDGITGYCVPHQDVDVLRDRLSKLVSDVDLRTKMGDQGRKRYEAEFTFERMFERNCKIYEQVLANRGKGK; the protein is encoded by the coding sequence ATGAAATTTTTATTTATAATAACTCGGGCTGATACTATTGGTGGCGCTCAAGTTCATGTCAGGGATTTAGCAAAAGCTTTAAACCAAGATAGGCACGAAGTTTTAGTTGTTACAGGAGTACGGGGTGCCTATACAACTGAACTCCACAAATGGGGCATTAACTCAATATCATGTGAGTTTTTGGAAAAAAACATAAATTTGGTAAAGGATTGCCAATCATTTAATTTTTTGAAAGAAACAATTCGCAATTTTAAGCCTGATATTGTCAGTACGCACTCTAGTAAGGCTGGGTTATTAGGTCGGTTAGCCTGTAAGATTGCTGATACACCCTGCATTTTTACAGCACATGGTTGGGCATTTACAGGTGGAGTTCCTGAACCTAGTCGTACACTTTACCAATGGGTAGAAAAATTAGCTGAACCTTTGGCAGATAAGATAATTTGTGTATCAGAAAACGATCGTTCTATCGGTGTTAAGGTTGGTATGCAAGCAGATCGGCTACTAACAATTCATAATGGTATGCCAGATATACCTAATGAATTGAGGGCTAATCCAATGGCTTCTAATCCTGTCCGTATTGTTATGGTTGCTCGCTTTGATCGACAAAAAGACCATCTGACCCTGTTGAGAGCATTTCAGAAGATTCAAGGCGCACAGCTAGATTTAGTTGGAAATGGCCCAAACATAGAGGTGATTAAAACTATGGCGCTGAAACTAGGAATAGCAGACAGCGTAAACTTCTTAGGGCATCGTAATGATATTGCTAAGGTACTAGCTCAAGCCCAAATCTTCACTTTAATATCAAATTGGGAAGGTTTCCCACGTACAACGTTGGAAGCGATGCGTGCAGGGATGCCAGTAGTTGTATCTAATGTAGGAGGAGCATCTGAAGCCGTTATTGATGGGATAACGGGGTATTGTGTGCCTCATCAAGATGTCGATGTCTTGCGAGATCGACTATCAAAGTTGGTATCGGATGTAGATCTACGCACAAAAATGGGCGACCAGGGGCGAAAGCGATACGAAGCAGAATTTACGTTTGAGCGAATGTTTGAGCGTAACTGTAAGATATACGAGCAAGTTTTAGCTAACAGAGGAAAAGGTAAATAA
- a CDS encoding glycosyltransferase — MKIVFLIRSLNQGGAERQLVTLAKALKKENFNVTILCFYSGGILAKDLENTEVKLISLEKQHRWDVLSFLWRLYREIKGLNPDILHGYLDSGNLLATFLKPALPTTRIFWGVRASNVDLTRYSWLSRVLYRLECFCSRLPDLIIVNSHAGQAYHLAHGFPADKMVVIPNGIDTEKFKPNPNARTKIRSEWGIPANTILIGLVGRLDPMKDYPTFLKAAALLCQVRQDVVFVCIGGGLENYAREMHQLANQLEISEKVIWAGARADVPDVYNALDIAVSSSSYGEGFPNVIGEAMATGVPCVVTDVGDSAWIVGETGIVVPPKNPEALVKGWLVCLEIDKIQIREQARLRIVNNFSIQKLVAQTKAVLWLKV, encoded by the coding sequence ATGAAGATTGTTTTTTTAATCCGTTCCCTAAACCAGGGAGGTGCTGAAAGGCAGTTGGTGACGTTAGCCAAAGCACTAAAAAAAGAAAATTTTAATGTAACGATACTATGCTTTTATTCGGGGGGGATTTTAGCGAAAGACTTAGAAAATACAGAAGTTAAACTTATCTCCTTAGAAAAACAGCACCGTTGGGATGTGTTGAGTTTTTTGTGGCGGCTTTACCGTGAAATAAAGGGTTTAAACCCTGACATATTACATGGCTATCTCGATAGCGGCAATTTACTCGCTACTTTTTTAAAACCTGCTTTGCCAACAACCCGAATTTTTTGGGGAGTACGTGCTTCAAATGTAGACTTAACTCGTTATTCCTGGTTGTCAAGGGTACTTTATCGTTTGGAGTGTTTCTGCTCACGTTTGCCTGACTTAATAATTGTTAATTCTCATGCAGGTCAAGCATATCATTTGGCTCACGGATTTCCGGCTGATAAAATGGTAGTAATACCAAATGGCATTGATACGGAAAAATTTAAACCTAATCCAAACGCAAGAACGAAAATACGAAGTGAATGGGGGATACCAGCTAACACGATCCTAATTGGCTTAGTCGGGCGACTAGACCCGATGAAAGATTACCCTACGTTTTTAAAAGCAGCCGCCCTACTGTGTCAAGTCAGGCAGGATGTAGTATTCGTTTGCATAGGTGGGGGATTAGAGAATTATGCACGGGAAATGCACCAACTCGCTAATCAATTAGAAATCTCGGAAAAAGTTATTTGGGCAGGAGCAAGAGCAGATGTGCCTGATGTTTACAATGCCCTAGACATTGCGGTTTCTTCTTCTTCTTATGGTGAAGGGTTTCCCAATGTAATTGGAGAAGCAATGGCGACTGGTGTGCCTTGCGTAGTTACAGATGTAGGCGATTCAGCTTGGATTGTCGGCGAAACTGGTATAGTTGTGCCGCCTAAAAATCCGGAAGCTTTGGTAAAAGGATGGCTAGTTTGTTTAGAAATAGATAAGATTCAAATAAGAGAGCAAGCGCGGCTGCGGATAGTTAATAATTTCAGTATACAAAAATTAGTCGCACAAACAAAGGCAGTCTTATGGCTGAAGGTTTAA
- a CDS encoding NAD-dependent epimerase: MTKILVTGAAGFIGFHLSQRLLSRGDEVVGLDNLNNYYDVTLKKDRLAQLEGKPGFSFHQLDLGDREGIANLFTEQNFDVAVNLAAQAGVRYSLKNPHAYIDSNIVGFTNILEGCRHSQVKHLVYASSSSVYGSNTKMPFSVHDNVDHPVSLYAASKKANELMAHTYSHLYNLPTTGLRFFTVYGPWGRPDMALFLFTKAILSGQPIDVFNYGKMRRDFTYIDDIIEGVVRVIDNIPQPNSDWSADAPDPGTSKAPYKIYNIGNNQPVELMKFIEVLEDCLGRKAEKNLLPIQLGDVPATYADVDDLINDVGFKPNTPIEVGIESFVAWYRSYYSV, translated from the coding sequence ATGACAAAAATTTTAGTTACTGGTGCCGCTGGTTTTATCGGGTTTCACCTCAGTCAAAGACTACTATCTAGAGGCGATGAAGTTGTTGGACTAGATAACCTTAATAATTACTATGATGTCACTCTCAAGAAAGACAGATTAGCCCAACTAGAAGGTAAACCAGGATTTAGTTTTCACCAACTAGATTTAGGTGATCGTGAAGGTATAGCCAACCTATTTACTGAGCAAAACTTTGATGTTGCAGTCAATTTAGCAGCGCAAGCTGGCGTGCGCTACTCCTTAAAAAATCCTCATGCCTACATTGATAGTAATATCGTAGGTTTTACCAACATTTTAGAAGGTTGTCGCCATTCCCAAGTTAAGCATTTAGTATATGCCTCTTCTAGCTCGGTTTATGGATCTAATACTAAAATGCCCTTTTCAGTGCATGACAACGTAGATCACCCAGTTAGCCTTTATGCTGCTAGTAAAAAAGCTAATGAATTAATGGCTCATACTTATAGCCATTTGTACAACTTACCTACTACTGGGTTACGCTTTTTTACCGTTTATGGGCCTTGGGGTCGTCCTGATATGGCGCTGTTTCTCTTTACCAAGGCAATTTTATCAGGACAGCCAATTGATGTATTTAATTACGGTAAAATGCGCCGCGATTTTACCTATATTGATGACATCATTGAGGGGGTTGTTAGAGTTATAGATAATATCCCGCAACCAAACTCAGATTGGTCAGCAGATGCACCCGATCCTGGTACAAGTAAAGCTCCATACAAAATCTATAATATCGGAAATAATCAACCTGTTGAGTTGATGAAATTTATTGAAGTTTTAGAAGATTGTTTGGGTAGAAAAGCCGAAAAAAATCTGCTACCTATTCAATTAGGTGATGTACCTGCCACCTATGCAGATGTTGATGATTTGATTAATGATGTAGGTTTTAAACCAAATACACCGATTGAGGTGGGTATTGAAAGTTTTGTAGCCTGGTATCGGTCTTATTATTCTGTTTGA
- a CDS encoding glycosyltransferase family 4 protein encodes MKIIHIITGLYTGGSEVMLYKLLSTQNRNKIDSVVISLIDRGTLGSSIAALDIPVYTLGMKSGQTTLGAVLRLAKIMRSLNPDIIQGWMYHANIAGLLAASFLGFKVPVLWNIRASQTVLKNEKPSTAATIWLGGKLSHFPAKIINNSHASAIAHQSLGYLFSKTIVIPNGFDIDKFIPSQHDYKNVRLELGVPDNTTLIGLFGRYHPIKGHEVFLKAAKILLKKYPYIHFLLGGKEVDSTNHVLNQQIAQLEIGEQIHLLGERQDVHHLTAALDIASSSSYSEGFPNVVGEAMSCGVPCAVTDVGDSAWIVGNTGRVVPPNNPEALANAWQELIEMGAEGRSKLGSAARSRIIECFSLDSVVTQYETLYETMFAEKK; translated from the coding sequence ATGAAAATAATTCACATAATTACAGGACTTTACACAGGTGGTTCTGAAGTCATGCTCTATAAACTCCTCAGCACCCAAAATAGAAATAAAATAGATTCAGTTGTTATTTCTTTAATCGATCGAGGCACGTTGGGCAGTAGTATTGCTGCTTTAGACATACCCGTTTATACTTTAGGAATGAAAAGTGGACAAACAACATTAGGGGCTGTGTTGCGCTTGGCTAAAATCATGAGATCGCTCAACCCTGACATAATTCAAGGTTGGATGTATCATGCCAATATAGCGGGGCTTTTAGCAGCCAGCTTCCTGGGTTTTAAAGTACCTGTTTTATGGAACATTAGAGCCTCTCAGACAGTTTTGAAAAATGAAAAACCTTCGACGGCTGCAACCATTTGGTTAGGGGGTAAACTCTCCCATTTTCCCGCAAAAATCATTAACAACTCTCATGCCAGCGCAATAGCCCATCAGTCTCTAGGATATCTGTTCTCAAAAACTATAGTAATTCCTAATGGATTTGATATAGATAAATTTATACCTTCTCAACACGATTATAAAAATGTAAGACTAGAATTGGGTGTTCCTGATAATACAACTTTAATTGGTTTATTTGGCCGTTACCATCCAATAAAAGGTCACGAAGTTTTCTTGAAAGCTGCTAAAATTCTATTAAAAAAATATCCCTATATACACTTTCTTTTGGGAGGCAAGGAAGTGGATAGCACTAACCATGTATTAAATCAACAAATTGCTCAATTAGAAATAGGTGAACAAATACATCTATTAGGTGAACGTCAAGACGTACATCATCTCACTGCTGCCTTAGACATTGCTTCTTCTTCCTCTTATAGTGAAGGATTTCCTAATGTAGTAGGCGAAGCAATGTCTTGTGGCGTACCCTGTGCAGTTACAGATGTGGGAGACTCAGCCTGGATTGTAGGTAATACAGGACGGGTTGTTCCTCCTAATAACCCAGAGGCATTAGCAAATGCTTGGCAAGAGTTGATCGAAATGGGCGCAGAGGGTAGGTCTAAATTGGGTTCAGCAGCACGGTCAAGAATTATTGAATGTTTTTCTTTAGACTCAGTTGTAACTCAGTATGAAACCTTATATGAAACAATGTTTGCTGAAAAAAAATAA
- the asnB gene encoding asparagine synthase (glutamine-hydrolyzing): MCGITGFWNWRQQFSPEQMQNITQGMSNTLLHRGPDDGGVWFDVEAGMALGHRRLAIVDLSPEGHQPMLSANGRYVIVFNGEIYNFLELRRQVEQLGHRFRGHSDTEVMLACFSQWGLERSIEQFNGMFAFALWDRQERILYLGRDRLGEKPLYYGWFGSTFIFGSELKALKAHPDFSAKIDRNALALYMRHNCIPAPYSIYQGVYKLPPGCLLTVRPDFPDCHPLPYWSLKSVAEDGIANPWSGSVSEAITALDTLLRDAVSLRMIADVPLGAFLSGGVDSSTVVALMQQQSTQPVKTFTIGFFEDGYNEAKDAKAVAQHLGTDHTELYVTPSDAMAVIPKLPTLYDEPFSDSSQIPTFLVSQLARQHVTVSLSGDGGDELFAGYNRYLLGQKIWQQIGWIPKHLRQIGANALKGVSAQTWNQLFTSGNFLLPPKLRHVLVGDKLYKLAEILAVDTPEIIYRELVSHWKQPESLVLGAVEPSTALNNPKAWAKLPNLTQRMMYLDTVTYLPDDILVKVDRASMGVSLESRIPLLDHRVVEFAWRMPLSMKMHKEGSKWLLRQVLYQYVPRSLIERPKMGFGVPIDSWLRGPLRDWAEALLDEKKLSEQGFFNPQPIREKWREHLAGDHNWQYYLWDVLMFQAWLEENK; this comes from the coding sequence ATGTGTGGAATTACAGGATTTTGGAATTGGAGGCAACAATTTTCCCCTGAGCAAATGCAAAATATTACTCAGGGTATGTCTAACACTCTGCTACATAGAGGTCCTGATGATGGCGGCGTTTGGTTTGATGTAGAAGCAGGAATGGCTTTAGGACATCGACGCTTGGCTATTGTTGATCTATCACCAGAGGGGCATCAACCGATGTTGTCGGCGAATGGTCGCTATGTAATTGTATTTAACGGGGAAATTTATAACTTCTTAGAATTACGGCGGCAGGTAGAACAACTAGGGCATCGCTTTAGAGGACATTCCGATACCGAAGTAATGTTAGCTTGTTTTAGCCAATGGGGATTAGAGCGATCCATTGAGCAATTTAATGGTATGTTTGCCTTTGCTTTGTGGGATCGTCAAGAACGGATTTTATATTTGGGGCGCGATCGCCTCGGTGAAAAACCCCTATACTACGGTTGGTTCGGTTCAACTTTTATCTTCGGTTCAGAATTAAAAGCCCTCAAAGCCCACCCTGATTTTTCAGCTAAAATCGACCGGAATGCTTTAGCACTTTACATGCGACATAACTGCATTCCTGCACCCTACTCAATTTACCAAGGCGTTTATAAACTGCCACCTGGGTGCCTTTTAACAGTAAGACCTGACTTTCCTGATTGCCATCCTCTGCCATATTGGTCTCTCAAGTCAGTCGCTGAAGATGGAATTGCTAACCCCTGGAGTGGATCGGTTAGCGAAGCGATCACCGCTTTAGATACCCTGTTACGTGATGCTGTCAGCTTACGCATGATCGCCGACGTGCCTTTAGGGGCATTTTTATCTGGTGGGGTCGATTCCTCAACGGTGGTGGCTCTGATGCAACAGCAATCTACACAACCTGTAAAAACTTTTACCATCGGTTTCTTTGAAGACGGGTACAACGAAGCCAAAGATGCCAAAGCAGTAGCCCAACACTTAGGTACCGACCACACAGAATTGTATGTCACTCCATCAGACGCAATGGCAGTGATTCCCAAGCTGCCAACACTTTATGATGAGCCATTTTCTGATTCCTCTCAAATTCCCACCTTTCTAGTCTCCCAACTAGCCAGACAACACGTTACAGTCAGCCTTTCTGGGGATGGTGGCGATGAACTTTTTGCCGGATATAACCGCTATTTATTAGGGCAAAAAATTTGGCAACAGATTGGCTGGATTCCTAAACATTTGCGCCAAATTGGTGCGAACGCATTAAAAGGTGTATCTGCTCAAACTTGGAATCAGCTTTTTACCAGTGGGAATTTCCTACTTCCCCCAAAGCTTAGACATGTTCTAGTCGGAGATAAACTGTATAAGCTAGCTGAAATTTTGGCAGTTGACACTCCTGAAATCATTTACAGGGAGTTGGTTTCACATTGGAAACAACCAGAATCTCTGGTTTTGGGAGCAGTAGAACCCTCTACTGCATTGAATAACCCAAAAGCTTGGGCAAAGCTGCCCAATTTGACACAGAGAATGATGTATTTGGATACTGTGACTTATTTGCCCGATGACATTCTTGTTAAAGTGGACAGAGCTAGTATGGGTGTTAGTCTGGAATCTCGGATACCTCTTTTGGATCATCGGGTAGTAGAATTTGCTTGGCGGATGCCATTAAGTATGAAAATGCATAAAGAGGGAAGTAAGTGGCTATTGCGCCAAGTGTTATACCAGTATGTACCTCGCAGTTTAATAGAAAGGCCTAAAATGGGTTTTGGTGTCCCTATAGATAGCTGGCTTAGAGGACCCTTACGGGACTGGGCAGAGGCACTGCTCGATGAAAAAAAGTTGTCTGAACAAGGTTTTTTTAATCCCCAACCTATTCGGGAAAAGTGGCGCGAACATCTGGCTGGTGATCATAACTGGCAGTACTATCTCTGGGATGTACTAATGTTTCAAGCTTGGTTAGAGGAAAATAAGTAG